A stretch of the Porites lutea chromosome 12, jaPorLute2.1, whole genome shotgun sequence genome encodes the following:
- the LOC140922074 gene encoding histamine H2 receptor-like, producing MHADSALPETHLSVFVCLALLGVAIVFANAVVIFLYRRKEYLKTKTNLCLACLAMSDFLAGSVAVPLVVVCNKADAGIFKIKICIVMDLSSRFISISTVLHLLLVTIERYFMIIHAMHYPFIVTKSRLIFVLVFVWCFSLGASLIQLTWISLNGQDTDEVYRKDTIYSLSIFFGVVLSSLLIMAVALTRIFRVLRRQLQSIKRAHTYKSRAYRKMPIPLEGKAVIVFGSMILTFIACWFSYYFDGLMRDLNLPSLYVPGWVSVMLMFLRFASSVVNPILYTFFKEDFRRALLSSFGSYQRRSTRLTTANTTPV from the coding sequence ATGCATGCAGACTCCGCTCTTCCAGAAACGCACCTGTCTGTTTTCGTATGTTTGGCTTTGTTGGGGGTCGCCATCGTGTTTGCAAACGCTGTTGTCATATTCCTCTACAGAAGGAAAGAATATCttaaaactaaaacaaacctATGCCTTGCGTGTTTGGCAATGTCCGACTTTTTGGCGGGAAGTGTCGCGGTTCCCTTGGTGGTAGTATGCAATAAGGCAGATGCTGGCATTTTCAAGATAAAGATATGTATAGTTATGGACCTGTCGTCCAGATTTATTTCCATTTCGACAGTGCTGCACTTACTGTTAGTTACTATAGAGAGGTATTTCATGATAATCCACGCTATGCATTATCCATTTATTGTGACAAAATCCCGGTTGATCTTCGTCCTCGTTTTTGTGTGGTGTTTTTCGCTTGGAGCATCGCTCATCCAGCTCACTTGGATTTCCCTCAATGGACAAGATACCGACGAAGTTTACCGAAAAGATACCATCTACAGTCTGTCGATCTTCTTCGGAGTGGTATTATCAAGTCTTTTGATCATGGCAGTAGCGTTAACACGTATTTTTCGTGTTCTACGAAGGCAGCTTCAAAGCATAAAGAGAGCGCATACTTACAAAAGTAGAGCCTATCGAAAAATGCCTATTCCGTTGGAGGGCAAGGCAGTTATTGTCTTTGGATCGATGATCTTAACTTTTATCGCCTGCTGGTTTTCCTATTATTTTGACGGGCTGATGCGGGATTTAAATCTCCCAAGTCTTTATGTACCAGGCTGGGTAAGTGTGATGCTCATGTTCTTGAGGTTTGCCTCCTCTGTGGTAAACCCCATCCTATATACTTTCTTCAAAGAGGATTTCAGAAGAGCTCTGCTCTCCTCGTTTGGTAGTTATCAACGCCGCTCAACACGCCTGACAACCGCTAATACCACACCAGTTTAA